Proteins from a single region of Mucilaginibacter daejeonensis:
- a CDS encoding carboxypeptidase-like regulatory domain-containing protein produces the protein MKRAPMHNISIPEPCQQEWDDMDDHQQGRYCHNCQKTVIDMRAMTDGQILSLLSSGGKICGNINKEQLARLNTYVQPAAPRSGLFTSVLRIAAGLAALFSYSAAVAKPAYSTEQHPVAPKRLDILPNADTTSSKVISGTVVDHDKQALVGVSINVKGSKAFATTDAQGKFSLFVNSEDDILQFRYIGFENKELPVRKLRKSRSLTLEMKASVLGEVVVTQVTNR, from the coding sequence ATGAAAAGAGCACCAATGCATAACATCTCTATCCCCGAACCCTGCCAGCAGGAGTGGGATGATATGGACGATCACCAGCAGGGTAGATATTGCCACAACTGCCAAAAAACGGTGATCGATATGCGTGCCATGACCGATGGCCAGATCTTGTCCCTATTAAGCTCTGGTGGCAAGATCTGCGGTAACATCAATAAAGAGCAGCTGGCAAGGCTAAACACTTACGTTCAACCTGCGGCTCCTCGCTCCGGTCTCTTTACTTCGGTGTTGAGAATAGCTGCTGGTCTTGCGGCTTTGTTCAGCTACTCTGCTGCCGTGGCTAAGCCGGCTTATTCGACCGAACAGCACCCTGTGGCACCCAAACGATTAGACATTTTACCGAACGCTGATACCACAAGTTCGAAGGTGATCAGTGGCACGGTGGTCGATCATGATAAACAAGCACTTGTAGGGGTCAGCATCAATGTAAAAGGATCCAAAGCCTTTGCAACGACCGATGCACAAGGCAAGTTCTCGCTTTTTGTCAATTCTGAAGACGATATCCTGCAATTCAGGTATATAGGGTTTGAGAACAAAGAGCTGCCGGTGCGAAAGCTTAGAAAAAGCAGATCACTAACGCTTGAGATGAAAGCCTCTGTATTGGGAGAGGTCGTTGTTACTCAAGTAACTAATAGATGA
- a CDS encoding Maf family protein: MAIPKIILASKSPRRQELLRQMDVDFEVVLKEVDESYPDGLTPEEVAIHIAEKKAKAYDGTVTDEAVLTADTIVTIDGLILGKPDDAQHAVEMLKLLSGRVHRVVTGVCIFYKGRYNLFHDVSEVFFRTLTDNEITTYVERYKPFDKAGSYGIQEWVGITGIQRIEGSYTNVVGLPTEKVYQQLLKLAKQ, from the coding sequence ATGGCTATTCCTAAGATCATTTTGGCTTCCAAATCTCCGCGCAGGCAGGAACTGCTGAGGCAAATGGACGTTGACTTTGAGGTGGTTCTCAAAGAGGTGGACGAATCTTACCCTGATGGTTTGACCCCGGAAGAAGTTGCCATACACATAGCCGAAAAAAAAGCCAAAGCTTACGATGGTACTGTGACCGATGAGGCCGTGCTGACCGCCGATACGATCGTGACCATTGATGGGCTAATTCTCGGTAAGCCTGATGACGCGCAACATGCTGTTGAGATGCTCAAGCTGCTTTCGGGCAGGGTACATAGAGTTGTCACTGGCGTTTGCATCTTCTACAAAGGCCGTTATAACCTGTTCCATGATGTATCAGAGGTGTTCTTCCGTACATTGACCGATAACGAGATCACCACTTATGTGGAACGTTACAAGCCATTTGACAAGGCCGGTTCATACGGTATACAAGAATGGGTAGGGATCACTGGTATCCAACGCATCGAGGGCTCGTACACCAACGTGGTAGGGCTACCCACCGAGAAGGTATATCAGCAGTTATTAAAACTTGCTAAACAATAG
- a CDS encoding KdsC family phosphatase: MLTKFKDITTFIFDVDGVLTDGSVYVNDQGEQTRAFNIKDGYALQLAVKCGYNVCAISGSRSKIAMHRLTTLGIKDIFLGSGIKTDTFKAYINERGISPMTVMYMGDDIPDLAVMQQVGMPVCPADAAEEIKELCEYVSPLPGGRGCARDVIEKTLKIQGKWMGAEAYSW, translated from the coding sequence TTGCTTACTAAGTTCAAAGACATCACCACCTTCATATTTGATGTGGATGGTGTGCTAACCGATGGCTCAGTTTATGTGAACGATCAAGGCGAGCAGACCCGTGCCTTCAACATCAAGGACGGTTATGCATTGCAGTTGGCCGTTAAGTGTGGTTACAATGTGTGCGCCATATCGGGCAGCCGATCAAAGATCGCCATGCACCGTTTGACCACCCTGGGCATTAAAGACATATTTTTAGGTAGCGGTATCAAGACCGATACCTTTAAAGCCTACATCAACGAGCGCGGCATCAGCCCCATGACAGTGATGTATATGGGCGATGATATACCCGATCTTGCCGTAATGCAGCAGGTAGGCATGCCGGTTTGTCCGGCCGACGCCGCCGAAGAGATCAAGGAGCTTTGCGAATACGTATCGCCATTACCTGGAGGACGTGGCTGCGCCCGCGACGTGATCGAGAAGACCCTGAAGATCCAGGGCAAATGGATGGGTGCTGAGGCTTACAGCTGGTAA
- the iscX gene encoding Fe-S cluster assembly protein IscX, with product MNNDKFALPIHWNDYEDIAMGLYEKFGDEFGESRIYRIRFTDLLEWVLSLPNFAGTREESNEGHLEQIQSAWVYEWRDNQ from the coding sequence ATGAACAACGATAAGTTTGCATTACCTATTCACTGGAACGACTACGAGGACATCGCCATGGGCCTTTACGAAAAATTTGGCGATGAGTTCGGCGAGTCGAGGATATACCGTATCCGCTTTACTGACCTGTTGGAGTGGGTGTTAAGCCTGCCTAATTTTGCCGGCACCCGTGAAGAATCGAACGAGGGGCACCTGGAGCAGATCCAATCGGCATGGGTATACGAGTGGCGCGATAATCAATAA
- a CDS encoding 2Fe-2S iron-sulfur cluster-binding protein has translation MDIFKVKISFEEPDHAPVELPIAAGESVLDVCLENGIELQHNCGGVCGCSTCHVYVTKGMDNIQEISDKEEDFIDRAVNPRITSRLGCQCVVIDGDIEVLIPDQSAFMGH, from the coding sequence ATGGATATTTTTAAAGTTAAGATAAGCTTTGAGGAGCCGGACCACGCACCGGTAGAGTTGCCGATCGCCGCAGGGGAATCGGTACTGGATGTTTGCCTCGAAAATGGTATCGAACTTCAGCATAATTGCGGTGGCGTTTGCGGCTGCAGTACCTGTCATGTATATGTTACCAAAGGGATGGATAACATCCAGGAGATATCAGATAAAGAAGAAGATTTTATTGACCGCGCCGTTAACCCACGCATCACGTCAAGACTGGGCTGCCAGTGTGTGGTGATCGATGGCGACATTGAGGTGTTGATCCCTGATCAGTCGGCCTTTATGGGTCACTAA
- a CDS encoding Rossmann-like and DUF2520 domain-containing protein has translation MRITLIGSGNVATHLGAALKNAGHHIVQVYSRDQHNAALLAYHLKAQPVTSFAELHADTDLFIISIKDDVIDEAAQAVAPYRIPVVHTSGATPLKTLLRYTEHAGVFYPLQTFSKIREVDFRSVPMCIEGAYEDLNAMIRELAMSISNNVYDISTDQRKTLHLAAVFACNFPNYLYHVAQELLAADQISFDLIRPLILETALKVQQQLPGNVQTGPAIRNDEHTMQAHSQLLVHRPDLQNIYETLSQAIIKMGQG, from the coding sequence ATGCGTATCACACTCATTGGCTCAGGTAACGTGGCCACTCACTTAGGGGCGGCGTTGAAGAATGCCGGGCATCACATCGTGCAGGTGTACAGTCGCGACCAACATAACGCGGCATTGCTGGCCTATCATTTGAAGGCCCAACCGGTCACTTCTTTTGCAGAACTGCATGCCGACACAGATCTGTTCATCATCAGTATCAAGGATGATGTGATCGATGAGGCCGCACAAGCAGTTGCTCCATATCGCATTCCGGTGGTACATACATCCGGGGCTACACCACTCAAAACACTTTTAAGATATACCGAGCATGCAGGCGTATTTTACCCTCTGCAAACCTTCAGCAAGATACGAGAGGTTGACTTCCGTTCGGTGCCTATGTGCATCGAAGGGGCTTATGAGGACCTTAATGCAATGATCAGGGAATTGGCCATGAGCATAAGCAACAATGTTTACGATATCAGCACTGATCAGCGTAAGACCTTACACCTTGCGGCTGTGTTCGCCTGTAACTTTCCTAATTATTTGTACCACGTGGCACAAGAGCTTTTAGCTGCCGATCAGATCAGCTTTGACCTTATACGGCCGCTTATTTTAGAGACCGCTTTGAAGGTACAGCAACAGTTGCCTGGTAATGTGCAAACCGGCCCTGCGATTCGTAATGACGAGCATACCATGCAGGCCCATTCGCAGTTACTTGTCCATCGGCCCGACCTGCAAAATATATACGAGACCTTAAGTCAGGCTATCATCAAAATGGGGCAGGGCTAA
- the ccsA gene encoding cytochrome c biogenesis protein CcsA produces the protein MDTVFQDEHLLPGQLGQLFVILSFGTALLSTISYYFATTQTDKLDLSWLRLGRLSFYINSLSVVAIGCCLFYIIYNHLFEYHYAWAHSSRSLPVYYIISSYWEGQEGSFWLWTFWQAVLGNILILKARSWERPVMFIVSLSQVLLSSMLIGVNILGERIGSSPFILLRDAIEGPIFSRPDYMKYVKDGNGLNPLLQNYWMVIHPPTLFLGFASMVVPFAYAVAGLWRRRYKEWVSAAIPYALFAVMILGTGIIMGSFWAYESLNFGGFWNWDPVENASLIPWLVLIAAVHVMIVYKNSGHSYFTATLLTLLSFVLVLYASFLTRSGILGETSVHAFTDLGMFWHLVIDVLIFLGIMVFFLVWRWKELPFSKKEEETYSREFWVFVGSVFLALSCLQLVVVTSIPVWNAMFGTKIAPPAEPVTLYNILESAFAFVISLFLGFTQFLKYKKTDTTRFFISTLVYIVVAALLTGVVIWVSGLYKLKFVFWLAMFGAIFGVLANAKILAEALKGKFKLAGSAVAHIGFALLLVGALIAAGTSKVVSQNETGVIQVKDFEKAGDARENIMLYKNQPVDMGGYKVTYVGDSLVAPNHYFKVDYKKYDKDGKLTEHFVLKPNSQANAKMGLVSSPDTKHYLLHDLYTHITAAPIKGEEDLEAGATEEHDHGNDDKNYNPPVSYEVGLGDTIRYREGYMILRNLNKQPSLQDIKLTANDVAVGAQLEIVSHDTKYTAEPVFMIKDGNSFDFARKIADAGLKVRFSKIIPEQNKFQIMVYQQPERLKSYIVMRAISFPYINFFWSGTIIMVIGFLMSIFRRNRELKVS, from the coding sequence ATGGATACAGTTTTTCAAGACGAGCACCTTTTACCGGGACAGCTGGGGCAATTATTTGTCATACTTTCTTTCGGTACCGCGCTGCTCTCCACTATCAGCTACTACTTCGCAACCACTCAAACCGATAAGCTCGACCTTTCATGGCTCAGGCTGGGCCGCCTGAGTTTCTACATCAACTCGCTGTCGGTAGTGGCCATAGGTTGCTGCCTATTCTATATCATTTACAACCATCTTTTTGAGTATCATTACGCATGGGCGCATTCATCGCGCTCATTGCCGGTATACTATATCATTTCCAGCTATTGGGAAGGGCAGGAGGGCAGCTTTTGGCTGTGGACCTTCTGGCAGGCCGTGCTGGGTAACATCCTGATCTTAAAAGCCCGCTCATGGGAGCGCCCGGTCATGTTCATCGTCAGCTTATCGCAAGTGTTGCTGAGCTCGATGCTGATCGGTGTGAATATCCTGGGCGAGCGCATCGGTAGCTCTCCGTTCATTTTGCTCCGCGATGCTATCGAAGGACCGATATTTAGCCGTCCTGACTACATGAAATATGTAAAGGATGGTAACGGCTTGAACCCGTTGCTGCAAAATTACTGGATGGTGATCCACCCACCTACCTTGTTCCTTGGCTTTGCCTCCATGGTGGTGCCGTTCGCTTATGCGGTGGCTGGCCTATGGCGGCGCCGTTACAAGGAATGGGTATCAGCAGCTATCCCTTATGCACTGTTCGCGGTTATGATCCTGGGCACCGGTATTATTATGGGTTCTTTTTGGGCCTATGAGTCGCTTAACTTTGGCGGTTTCTGGAATTGGGACCCGGTAGAGAACGCATCGCTGATCCCATGGTTAGTACTGATCGCCGCTGTACACGTGATGATCGTTTACAAGAATAGTGGTCATTCCTACTTTACCGCAACCTTGCTCACCTTGCTGAGCTTCGTACTGGTGCTTTACGCATCGTTCCTGACCCGTAGTGGTATCCTTGGTGAGACCTCGGTACATGCGTTTACCGACCTGGGTATGTTCTGGCATTTGGTGATCGATGTATTGATCTTCTTGGGCATTATGGTCTTCTTCCTGGTTTGGCGCTGGAAAGAGCTGCCGTTCTCTAAAAAAGAAGAAGAGACCTACTCACGCGAGTTCTGGGTATTTGTGGGTTCTGTGTTCCTGGCATTATCTTGCTTGCAATTAGTGGTCGTGACATCGATACCGGTTTGGAACGCCATGTTTGGTACCAAGATCGCACCACCAGCCGAACCGGTTACGTTGTACAATATCCTGGAGTCGGCGTTCGCTTTCGTTATTTCGTTGTTCCTGGGCTTTACCCAATTCCTCAAATACAAAAAGACCGACACCACCCGCTTTTTCATCAGCACGTTGGTTTACATCGTGGTCGCTGCACTGCTAACCGGTGTGGTGATCTGGGTGAGCGGATTATATAAATTGAAGTTCGTTTTCTGGCTGGCCATGTTCGGTGCCATATTTGGCGTGCTGGCTAACGCTAAGATATTGGCTGAGGCCCTGAAAGGAAAGTTCAAACTGGCCGGTTCGGCCGTTGCGCACATCGGTTTTGCCTTGCTGTTGGTAGGCGCGTTGATCGCTGCCGGTACCAGTAAAGTGGTATCGCAAAACGAGACCGGCGTGATACAGGTGAAAGATTTTGAAAAGGCCGGTGACGCTCGTGAGAACATCATGCTGTACAAGAATCAGCCTGTTGATATGGGTGGTTACAAAGTGACTTACGTAGGCGATTCGCTGGTGGCACCTAATCATTATTTCAAGGTCGACTATAAGAAGTATGATAAAGATGGCAAGTTGACCGAGCATTTTGTGTTGAAGCCAAATTCGCAGGCCAATGCCAAAATGGGTTTGGTCTCATCGCCTGATACCAAGCATTATTTGCTACATGATCTTTACACCCACATCACCGCCGCGCCGATCAAAGGCGAGGAAGATCTGGAAGCAGGTGCCACCGAGGAACATGATCATGGTAATGATGACAAGAATTACAACCCGCCGGTAAGCTATGAGGTGGGTTTAGGGGATACTATTCGTTACCGCGAAGGTTATATGATCCTGCGTAACCTGAACAAGCAGCCGAGTTTGCAAGACATTAAACTTACCGCTAATGATGTTGCAGTAGGTGCTCAATTGGAGATCGTATCGCACGATACCAAATACACTGCCGAGCCGGTGTTCATGATCAAGGATGGAAACAGCTTCGATTTTGCCCGCAAGATAGCCGATGCTGGGTTGAAGGTGCGTTTCTCGAAGATCATACCCGAACAGAACAAGTTCCAGATCATGGTATACCAGCAGCCGGAACGCTTAAAATCATACATCGTGATGCGGGCTATTAGCTTTCCGTACATCAACTTCTTCTGGTCAGGTACCATCATCATGGTGATCGGCTTCCTGATGTCGATATTCAGAAGGAATAGGGAATTGAAAGTTAGCTGA
- a CDS encoding cytochrome c maturation protein CcmE domain-containing protein, whose protein sequence is MKKSSILGIIVIAVAIAVIVSTYSNTSTYGSFSDAKGTETELHIVGHLNKGKQLYYDPVKDANYFSFYMLDNKGEECKVVFTGTKPQDFERSEQIVLTGQMRGREFHASKILMKCPSKYTQDKLETTEITAKQATT, encoded by the coding sequence ATGAAAAAAAGCTCCATTTTAGGCATTATCGTGATCGCCGTTGCTATAGCGGTCATTGTTAGTACCTACTCTAACACAAGCACTTACGGTTCATTCAGTGATGCAAAAGGCACCGAGACCGAACTGCATATCGTTGGTCATCTGAACAAAGGCAAACAGTTGTATTATGATCCGGTCAAGGATGCCAACTACTTCTCTTTTTACATGCTTGATAACAAAGGCGAGGAATGTAAGGTAGTGTTCACCGGCACCAAACCGCAGGATTTTGAACGCTCGGAGCAGATCGTACTGACCGGCCAAATGCGTGGTAGGGAGTTCCATGCTTCCAAGATATTGATGAAGTGTCCGTCAAAATACACGCAAGACAAGTTAGAAACCACCGAGATCACTGCTAAGCAGGCCACTACATAA
- a CDS encoding T9SS type B sorting domain-containing protein — MIILVLSMAIVTDAYGQCPPNIGFEDGNFTNWETFYRKGSSTAKPNVPLEPSNPISTIHTIISKSSTQLDKYGGFPEVCPNGSGYSIKLGNEQVGGQASRVTYTYNIPKGREFKLILNYAVVLQNPTHELNQQPKFTAQVFNVTDGKYVDCPSFNFEASSSLPGFELSNVQIGGTRPTSVYFKKWAATTINLTSYQGKTVRLEFTAYDCVPGGHFGYAYLDIDSDCGSGITGNVYCRDQTSITLLAPVGFANYTWYSADLKTQKGTGQALTLDPLPDPGTTYAVILEPYLGIGCTDTLYTSTQLYDDAFKVKALPVIYGCPDIGVDLTDASVTSGSSSGLKFSYFTNPNTREYLYKPEAVTMDGTYYIKGENAYGCQAVVPVQVIITQPELTVKDGTTVVFPTTVDLGQTVKKLSGYTYTYYYDKEATSMINNYETISRSGTYWVKAANSGGCELVKPVTVIVKPPPPFVVSAPTAFTPNGDGVNDRFTLKLEGEIAFGSVSVYDRNGSLVYRTNDKTAFWDGTYNGRTLPVGTYYWLFEGVDRYYKNKVNKGSYVSLLR; from the coding sequence ATGATCATTCTCGTATTGTCCATGGCTATCGTTACCGATGCATATGGCCAGTGTCCGCCCAACATCGGGTTCGAGGATGGTAACTTCACTAACTGGGAGACCTTTTATCGCAAGGGCAGTAGTACCGCAAAGCCTAACGTTCCGCTCGAGCCCAGTAACCCCATCTCTACTATACACACGATCATCAGCAAAAGCAGCACGCAGTTGGATAAATACGGTGGATTCCCTGAAGTTTGTCCTAATGGCAGTGGCTACTCGATCAAGCTGGGTAATGAGCAGGTAGGTGGACAAGCTTCACGCGTTACCTACACTTACAATATACCGAAAGGGCGTGAGTTCAAACTTATTCTCAATTATGCGGTGGTGTTGCAGAATCCTACCCATGAGTTGAACCAGCAGCCTAAATTCACAGCACAGGTTTTCAATGTAACAGATGGTAAGTATGTCGATTGCCCTTCGTTCAACTTCGAGGCATCGTCAAGCCTGCCGGGCTTCGAGTTGAGCAACGTGCAGATAGGTGGTACCCGGCCAACCTCAGTATATTTTAAAAAGTGGGCGGCCACTACGATCAACCTGACCTCGTACCAGGGCAAAACGGTACGACTGGAATTCACCGCTTACGACTGCGTTCCTGGCGGTCATTTTGGCTACGCTTACCTCGACATTGACTCCGACTGCGGGTCGGGCATTACCGGTAATGTGTATTGCCGCGATCAAACCAGTATTACGCTGCTGGCCCCGGTTGGCTTTGCCAATTACACATGGTACAGTGCAGATCTGAAGACCCAAAAAGGCACAGGACAGGCGTTGACACTTGACCCGTTACCTGACCCGGGCACTACTTACGCAGTGATATTGGAACCTTACCTAGGCATCGGTTGTACTGATACCTTGTACACCTCCACACAGCTTTACGACGATGCTTTTAAAGTAAAAGCGCTGCCCGTTATTTATGGGTGCCCTGATATCGGCGTGGACCTTACGGACGCATCGGTCACCTCGGGCAGTAGTAGCGGGCTTAAGTTTTCCTACTTTACCAACCCCAATACCCGCGAGTACCTTTACAAGCCAGAGGCGGTCACCATGGATGGGACCTATTACATCAAAGGAGAGAACGCTTATGGATGCCAGGCGGTTGTACCCGTACAGGTGATCATCACTCAGCCTGAGCTGACGGTGAAGGACGGCACTACGGTGGTATTCCCTACCACAGTAGACCTTGGTCAAACCGTCAAAAAGCTAAGTGGCTACACTTATACCTACTATTACGACAAGGAAGCCACCAGCATGATCAATAATTACGAGACGATATCGCGAAGCGGTACATACTGGGTGAAAGCAGCCAATTCCGGCGGGTGCGAATTGGTCAAACCTGTAACAGTGATCGTGAAGCCACCTCCACCGTTCGTGGTAAGTGCGCCCACCGCATTCACGCCTAATGGTGATGGTGTGAACGACAGGTTCACGCTCAAACTGGAAGGCGAGATCGCTTTCGGTAGTGTCAGCGTTTATGACCGTAACGGTAGCCTGGTGTATCGCACCAATGACAAGACCGCTTTTTGGGATGGTACCTACAACGGGCGCACCTTACCGGTGGGCACTTACTATTGGTTATTTGAAGGTGTTGACCGTTATTACAAGAACAAAGTGAACAAGGGTTCTTATGTTTCTTTATTAAGATAA
- a CDS encoding Glu/Leu/Phe/Val family dehydrogenase, translating to MSNLIIADHETHFFSDVCANFDHAAQFTKHDAGLLDQIRSCNSVYRFRFPIRKGNGFEVIDAWRVEHSHHQSPTKGGIRYSDMVNEDEVMALAALMTYKCAIVNVPFGGAKGGIKINPKNYTVQELENITRRYTVELTKKNFIGPTIDVPAPDYGSGEREMSWIADTYATMNPGQGDALGCVTGKPIALHGIAGRREATGRGVAIAARECVSVVEDMQRIGLTAGLNGKRVIVQGLGNVGYYSAKFLSEFGAIIVGLCEYEGAIYNENGLDYEAVFQHRKATGSILGFAGAAKEFTNSGEGLEQPCDILVPAALENQITVDNVRNIQAKIIVEGANGPTTPEAEAIFYEKGGLIVPDMYANAGGVTVSYFEWLKNLSHVSFGRMNRRFEENSNLNLVNMVEGITGVSLTSEQRSTIIKGASELELVNSGLEDTMIRSYHEIRETYNNTSGIDTLRVAAFVGAINKIAVSYQNLGVWP from the coding sequence ATGAGTAATTTAATCATAGCCGATCATGAAACGCACTTTTTTAGTGACGTTTGCGCCAACTTTGATCATGCAGCTCAGTTCACAAAACATGACGCCGGTCTGTTAGATCAGATCAGGTCATGTAACAGCGTTTACCGCTTCCGTTTCCCTATACGTAAAGGTAATGGTTTTGAGGTGATCGATGCATGGCGTGTAGAGCACTCACATCACCAAAGCCCTACCAAGGGTGGTATCCGTTATAGTGATATGGTGAACGAGGATGAGGTGATGGCTCTTGCCGCCCTCATGACCTACAAGTGCGCTATCGTGAACGTTCCATTCGGCGGTGCCAAAGGTGGCATCAAGATCAACCCTAAGAACTATACTGTGCAAGAGCTGGAGAACATTACCCGCCGTTACACAGTAGAGTTGACCAAAAAGAACTTCATCGGCCCAACTATCGACGTACCTGCACCTGATTATGGTTCGGGCGAACGTGAGATGAGCTGGATCGCTGATACCTACGCCACAATGAACCCTGGTCAGGGTGATGCATTAGGTTGCGTTACCGGTAAACCGATCGCATTGCACGGTATCGCTGGTCGTCGAGAGGCTACTGGTCGTGGTGTGGCGATCGCCGCCCGCGAGTGTGTGAGTGTAGTAGAAGATATGCAACGTATAGGCCTTACCGCCGGTTTGAACGGCAAGCGCGTGATCGTGCAAGGCTTGGGTAACGTAGGCTACTACTCAGCTAAATTCTTATCTGAGTTCGGTGCGATCATTGTTGGCTTGTGCGAGTACGAAGGCGCTATTTACAACGAGAACGGTCTGGATTACGAAGCAGTGTTCCAACACCGTAAAGCAACAGGTTCTATCCTGGGCTTTGCCGGCGCTGCAAAGGAGTTCACCAACTCAGGCGAGGGTTTAGAGCAACCATGTGACATTTTGGTACCGGCAGCGCTGGAAAACCAGATCACTGTAGATAACGTGCGTAATATTCAAGCCAAGATCATCGTGGAAGGTGCCAACGGCCCGACCACTCCTGAAGCGGAAGCTATTTTCTACGAAAAAGGTGGTTTGATCGTTCCAGACATGTATGCCAACGCCGGTGGTGTTACCGTGTCATACTTTGAATGGTTAAAGAACCTTTCGCACGTATCGTTCGGTCGTATGAACCGTCGTTTTGAAGAGAACTCGAACCTGAACCTTGTAAACATGGTAGAAGGTATCACCGGTGTGTCATTGACCTCTGAGCAACGCTCAACGATCATCAAAGGTGCATCAGAACTTGAATTAGTGAATTCAGGTCTGGAGGATACGATGATCCGTTCGTACCACGAGATACGCGAAACTTACAATAATACCAGCGGCATTGACACCCTGCGTGTGGCAGCCTTTGTGGGCGCCATTAACAAAATAGCAGTGAGCTACCAAAACCTTGGTGTTTGGCCATAA
- a CDS encoding CcmD family protein, producing the protein MMKRLACLLLLLIGSFGAFAQDVEMADTLRSSGKIYVVVGTVVIVFVGLAIYLFTIDKRLSRLEKEKN; encoded by the coding sequence ATGATGAAGAGACTTGCTTGCCTGCTGTTGTTATTGATAGGTAGCTTTGGCGCCTTTGCACAAGATGTTGAGATGGCCGATACCTTGCGTAGCTCGGGTAAGATCTATGTGGTGGTAGGCACGGTAGTGATCGTTTTTGTTGGCCTTGCCATATACCTTTTTACGATCGATAAACGCCTTAGCCGCCTGGAAAAGGAAAAAAATTGA
- the ccsA gene encoding cytochrome c biogenesis protein CcsA: protein MDFIYRSWWKYMAVLLVAYTMVAGFLLPVPKLPILHETIRNVYFHVPMWMAMFVVFGISVFYSVKYLATGKEQYDLVAIESVNTGIIFYILGLLSGMLWARYTWGDYWSNDPKQNSAAIAFLLYCAYLVLRNAIDEEQKRARISAIYNIFAFPVMVVLLLILPRLTDSLHPGNGGNPAFGKYDMDSAMRAVFYPACVGWIFLAVWVATLRYRIRLIENKNNSL, encoded by the coding sequence ATGGATTTCATTTATCGGTCGTGGTGGAAATATATGGCAGTGCTTTTAGTGGCCTATACTATGGTAGCCGGCTTTTTATTACCGGTGCCTAAACTGCCTATCCTGCACGAGACCATACGTAACGTTTATTTTCACGTCCCTATGTGGATGGCCATGTTCGTGGTGTTCGGCATATCGGTGTTTTACAGCGTGAAGTACCTGGCTACCGGTAAGGAGCAGTACGATCTGGTGGCTATCGAGAGTGTGAACACCGGTATCATCTTCTACATTTTAGGGTTGCTCAGTGGCATGCTTTGGGCTCGCTATACCTGGGGCGATTACTGGAGCAATGATCCTAAGCAGAACAGTGCCGCAATAGCCTTCTTACTCTACTGCGCCTACCTGGTATTGCGTAACGCTATTGACGAAGAGCAAAAACGTGCTCGTATATCAGCTATATACAACATTTTTGCCTTCCCGGTAATGGTAGTATTGCTACTGATCTTACCTCGTTTGACCGATTCCTTGCATCCAGGCAATGGCGGTAACCCAGCCTTCGGTAAGTATGATATGGACAGCGCCATGAGGGCCGTGTTCTATCCGGCTTGTGTGGGTTGGATCTTCTTGGCGGTATGGGTGGCCACCCTTCGTTACCGTATCCGTTTGATCGAGAACAAAAATAATTCGCTATAA